The following are encoded together in the Chlorocebus sabaeus isolate Y175 chromosome 20, mChlSab1.0.hap1, whole genome shotgun sequence genome:
- the ACTRT2 gene encoding actin-related protein T2: MFNPHALDSPAVIFDNGSGLCKAGLSGEFGPRHIVSSIVGHLKFQAPSAGANQKKYFVGEEALYKMEALQLHSPIKRGLITGWDDMERLWKHLFEWELGVKPSDQPLLATEPSLNPRENREKMAEVMFENFGVPAFYLSDQAVLALYASACVTGLVVDSGDGVTCTVPIFEGYSLPHAVTKLHVAGRDITELLTQLLLASGHTFSCELDKGLVDDIKKKLCYVALEPEKELSRRPEEVLREYKLPDGNIISLGDPLYQAPEALFTPQQLGCQSPGLSHMVSSSITKCDADIQKILFGEIVLSGGTTLFHGLDDRLLKELEQLASKDTPIKITAPPDRWFSTWIGASIVTSLSSFKQMWVTAADFKEFGSSVVQRRCF; this comes from the coding sequence ATGTTTAATCCGCACGCGTTAGACTCCCCCGCTGTGATTTTCGACAATGGCTCAGGGCTCTGCAAAGCAGGCCTGTCCGGGGAGTTTGGACCCCGGCACATCGTCAGCTCCATCGTGGGGCACCTGAAATTCCAGGCACCCTCAGCAGGGGCCAACCAGAAGAAGTACTTTGTGGGGGAGGAGGCCCTGTACAAGATGGAGGCCCTGCAGCTGCACTCCCCCAtcaagcgtggcctgatcacaggGTGGGATGACATGGAGAGACTCTGGAAGCATCTCTTTGAGTGGGAGCTGGGCGTGAAACCCAGCGACCAGCCTCTGCTCGCGACGGAACCCTCCCTGAACCCCAGGGAGAACCGAGAGAAGATGGCGGAAGTCATGTTTGAGAACTTTGGCGTGCCCGCTTTCTACCTGTCGGACCAGGCGGTGCTGGCTCTCTACGCCTCGGCCTGCGTCACGGGCCTGGTGGTGGACAGCGGGGATGGGGTCACCTGCACTGTCCCCATCTTTGAGGGTTACTCCTTGCCCCACGCAGTCACCAAGCTCCACGTGGCGGGCAGGGACATCACGGAGCTCCTCACGCAGCTGCTCCTGGCCAGCGGCCACACCTTCTCCTGTGAGCTGGACAAGGGCCTGGTGGATGACATCAAAAAAAAGCTGTGCTACGTGGCCTTGGAGCCCGAGAAGGAGCTTTCCCGGAGGCCGGAGGAGGTCCTGAGGGAGTACAAGCTGCCCGACGGGAACATCATCAGCCTCGGGGACCCGCTGTACCAGGCGCCCGAGGCCCTGTTCACACCCCAGCAGCTGGGCTGCCAGAGCCCCGGGCTCTCGCATATGGTCTCCAGCAGCATCACCAAGTGTGATGCCGACATCCAGAAGATCCTCTTTGGGGAGATCGTGCTGTCGGGGGGCACTACCCTGTTCCACGGGCTGGATGACCGGCTTCTCaaggagctggagcagctggccTCCAAGGACACTCCCATCAAGATCACGGCTCCCCCCGACCGGTGGTTCTCCACCTGGATTGGAGCCTCCATCGTCACCTCTCTGAGTAGCTTCAAGCAGATGTGGGTCACCGCCGCAGACTTCAAGGAGTTTGGGAGCTCCGTGGTGCAGAGAAGATGCTTCTGA